In Chryseobacterium oranimense, a single window of DNA contains:
- the aspS gene encoding aspartate--tRNA ligase encodes MFRSHTNGELSLKNLNEEVTLSGWVQTIRDKGFMIWIDLRDRYGITQLVFDQDRSSAKLMEEAKKLGREFVIQVTGKVIERVSKNPNIPTGEIEILVENLTVLNESLLPPFTIEDETDGGEELRMKYRYLDIRRNPVKEKLIFRHKMAQKVRNYLSDEGFIEVETPVLIKSTPEGARDFVVPSRMNPGQFYALPQSPQTFKQLLMVGGMDKYFQIVKCFRDEDLRADRQPEFTQIDCEMAFVEQEDIMNVFEGMTKTLIKDVTGLEFGDFPRMTFADAMRKYGNDKPDIRFGMEFVELNELVKEKDFKIFDDAELVVGINVEGCADYTRKQIDELVDWVKRPQIGASGMVWAKFQNDGVKTSSVNKFYNEEDLSRIIEKFGAKEGDLMLILSGNENKVRAQLSALRMELGNRLGLRKGNVFAPLWVVDFPLLEFDEETGRYHAMHHPFTSPKPEDIHLLETDPGKARANAYDMVLNGNEIGGGSIRIFDKDLQSKMFDLLGFTKEEAEAQFGFLMNAFKYGAPPHGGLAFGFDRLVAILDGNEVIRDYIAFPKNNSGRDVMIDAPASIAEAQLDELEIQLNLKA; translated from the coding sequence ATGTTTCGATCACACACGAACGGAGAATTATCTCTGAAAAATCTTAATGAAGAAGTTACACTTTCCGGATGGGTACAGACTATCCGTGATAAAGGATTTATGATTTGGATAGATCTTCGGGATCGTTACGGAATTACACAACTTGTTTTTGATCAGGACCGTTCTTCTGCGAAGCTGATGGAAGAAGCCAAAAAACTGGGCCGCGAATTCGTGATCCAGGTTACCGGAAAAGTAATTGAAAGGGTAAGCAAAAATCCTAATATTCCAACAGGAGAAATTGAAATTTTAGTTGAAAACTTAACGGTTCTTAATGAATCCCTGCTCCCTCCTTTCACTATTGAAGATGAAACAGACGGCGGCGAGGAATTAAGAATGAAATACCGTTACCTGGATATCAGAAGAAACCCGGTAAAAGAAAAGCTCATTTTCCGTCACAAAATGGCTCAGAAGGTAAGAAACTATCTTTCAGACGAAGGATTTATCGAAGTGGAAACTCCAGTTTTAATTAAATCTACTCCGGAAGGGGCAAGAGACTTCGTGGTTCCAAGCAGAATGAATCCGGGACAGTTTTATGCGCTTCCACAATCGCCACAGACATTTAAACAGCTTCTGATGGTAGGCGGAATGGATAAATATTTCCAGATTGTAAAATGTTTCCGTGATGAAGATTTAAGGGCGGACAGACAGCCGGAATTTACCCAAATCGACTGTGAAATGGCTTTTGTAGAGCAGGAAGATATCATGAATGTCTTTGAAGGAATGACAAAAACGCTCATTAAAGACGTTACAGGACTGGAATTCGGAGACTTCCCGAGAATGACCTTCGCAGATGCCATGAGAAAATACGGAAACGACAAACCGGACATCCGTTTCGGAATGGAATTCGTGGAGCTTAACGAACTGGTAAAAGAAAAAGATTTCAAAATATTTGATGACGCTGAATTGGTAGTCGGAATTAACGTAGAAGGTTGCGCAGATTACACAAGAAAGCAGATCGACGAGCTTGTAGACTGGGTAAAACGTCCGCAGATCGGAGCTTCGGGGATGGTATGGGCTAAATTCCAGAATGACGGCGTGAAAACCTCTTCTGTCAACAAATTCTACAACGAAGAAGACCTTTCCAGAATAATCGAAAAATTCGGAGCTAAAGAAGGTGATTTAATGCTGATCCTATCCGGAAACGAAAATAAAGTGAGAGCACAGCTTTCCGCCCTGAGAATGGAACTTGGAAACCGTTTGGGATTAAGAAAAGGAAATGTATTTGCTCCGCTTTGGGTAGTTGATTTCCCATTACTGGAATTTGATGAAGAAACCGGACGTTATCACGCTATGCATCACCCTTTCACCTCTCCGAAACCGGAAGACATCCATTTACTGGAAACTGATCCGGGCAAAGCAAGAGCTAATGCCTATGACATGGTTCTTAACGGAAACGAGATCGGAGGTGGTTCTATCAGAATTTTTGACAAAGATCTTCAATCTAAAATGTTCGACCTTTTAGGATTTACCAAAGAAGAGGCAGAAGCTCAGTTCGGATTCCTGATGAATGCTTTCAAATACGGCGCACCTCCACATGGCGGTCTTGCTTTCGGTTTTGACCGTTTGGTGGCTATTCTTGACGGAAACGAAGTGATCAGAGACTACATTGCGTTCCCTAAAAATAATTCAGGGCGCGACGTGATGATCGATGCACCGGCATCCATCGCTGAAGCCCAGCTGGATGAACTGGAAATACAATTGAATTTAAAAGCATAA
- a CDS encoding ankyrin repeat domain-containing protein — MKKIISTAFLLVISASANMLSAQTQTLSKTQMQAIQSDNVASFKKNFSKADYNKCFPLKDETFSALGFSSLYGRNNIVKFLLDNQADVNKECNGKTPLALAKLGKKEQTVQLLIQQGATNN; from the coding sequence ATGAAAAAAATAATCTCTACTGCTTTTCTACTTGTCATCTCGGCATCTGCCAACATGCTTTCTGCTCAGACCCAGACTCTAAGCAAAACTCAGATGCAAGCTATTCAATCTGATAATGTTGCTTCATTTAAAAAGAATTTTTCAAAAGCAGATTACAACAAATGCTTTCCACTTAAGGATGAGACTTTCAGCGCATTAGGCTTCAGTTCACTTTATGGCAGAAATAATATTGTTAAATTTCTTTTGGACAACCAGGCAGATGTTAACAAGGAATGTAACGGAAAAACGCCTCTTGCATTAGCTAAATTGGGGAAAAAAGAGCAAACTGTACAATTGCTGATACAGCAAGGAGCTACTAATAATTAA
- a CDS encoding MATE family efflux transporter — MTKYIEFLKRAFSGEEVDYTKITIRSAVLLLAVPMMLEMAMESVFALVDLYFVGHLKESGYAIQSVGLTESVLSVMYSIAIGMSMAATALVARRIGEKNPEQASRSAAQVLLVSFLITFILSLFGVIYAEEILILMGSKPEAAAYGKDFTRIMMGSSVIIMLLFLINGIFRGAGNAAIAMKSLWIANIANIIMCPVLIKGFGPVPAMGLTGAALATTIGRSVGVIYQLYHLLVADTQIRISLSYFSPDFKQIKSIVKIATPGIFQFVIASCSWIFLAQLVATTGGENASAGYQTALRLMMFFMLPAWGLSNAASTLVGQNMGANEMLRAEQSVMKTVKYNVIFMLAVSLIFFLLGDFLVGFFTQEAEIKDFAKNALHIMSVGFIFYGIGMVLINAFNGAGDTWTPTWVNFFGFWLFQIPLAYFLSKHSGMGPKGVFISIPAAETLITIVAFILFKKGKWKTVKV; from the coding sequence ATGACAAAATATATAGAATTTTTGAAAAGGGCTTTCAGCGGTGAAGAAGTAGATTACACCAAAATCACGATCCGAAGCGCTGTTCTTTTGCTGGCCGTCCCTATGATGCTGGAAATGGCTATGGAATCTGTATTTGCTTTGGTTGACCTGTATTTTGTAGGGCATTTGAAGGAAAGCGGATATGCCATCCAGAGTGTTGGTTTAACGGAATCTGTACTTTCAGTAATGTATTCTATTGCAATAGGAATGAGTATGGCTGCTACTGCTTTGGTAGCGAGGAGAATCGGGGAAAAGAACCCGGAGCAGGCTTCCAGGAGCGCAGCGCAGGTTTTACTGGTCTCATTTCTTATAACTTTTATTCTTAGTTTATTCGGAGTTATTTATGCCGAGGAAATTCTGATTCTGATGGGATCGAAGCCTGAAGCTGCGGCATATGGAAAAGATTTCACAAGGATAATGATGGGCAGCAGTGTAATTATTATGCTTCTGTTTTTGATCAACGGGATTTTCAGGGGAGCCGGAAACGCAGCTATTGCTATGAAATCGCTTTGGATTGCGAATATTGCCAATATTATTATGTGTCCGGTGCTTATCAAAGGTTTTGGTCCTGTTCCTGCGATGGGACTTACAGGAGCTGCTTTAGCGACTACGATAGGCAGAAGTGTTGGGGTGATTTACCAGCTGTATCATCTTTTGGTTGCTGATACTCAGATCCGTATTTCGCTTTCTTATTTTAGCCCTGATTTTAAGCAGATCAAATCTATTGTGAAGATTGCAACTCCGGGAATTTTCCAGTTTGTGATTGCCTCATGCAGCTGGATATTTCTTGCCCAACTGGTTGCAACGACCGGAGGAGAAAATGCCTCTGCCGGATATCAGACGGCTTTAAGGCTGATGATGTTCTTTATGCTTCCTGCCTGGGGGCTGAGCAATGCAGCTTCTACACTGGTAGGGCAGAATATGGGGGCTAATGAAATGCTGAGAGCCGAACAGTCTGTCATGAAAACAGTAAAATATAATGTGATCTTTATGCTGGCTGTGAGTTTAATATTTTTCTTACTCGGAGATTTCCTTGTCGGTTTTTTTACACAGGAAGCGGAAATTAAAGATTTTGCCAAAAATGCTTTGCATATTATGAGTGTAGGATTTATTTTCTATGGAATTGGAATGGTATTAATCAATGCATTTAACGGAGCAGGCGATACCTGGACGCCAACTTGGGTCAATTTCTTTGGGTTCTGGCTGTTTCAGATTCCGTTGGCCTATTTTCTTTCCAAGCATTCTGGAATGGGCCCGAAAGGGGTATTTATCTCTATTCCTGCTGCAGAAACTTTAATTACCATTGTTGCCTTTATTTTATTTAAAAAAGGGAAATGGAAGACGGTGAAAGTATGA
- a CDS encoding 30S ribosomal protein THX, translating to MGKGDKKSRRGKINSGSYGKRRPRKASKSVGSSETKAKS from the coding sequence ATGGGAAAAGGAGACAAAAAATCAAGAAGAGGAAAGATCAATTCAGGAAGCTATGGTAAAAGAAGACCTAGAAAAGCTTCCAAGTCGGTTGGTTCTTCTGAAACTAAAGCAAAAAGCTAA
- a CDS encoding DUF937 domain-containing protein, producing MSLIDLLTGNTSNQVAEQAENKFGISKNQIIALLAVAAPLVISYLRNKSQDANEAEALNNALDKDHDGSILDDASQAEARQAEGGSILDHVFGSQKSTVENQLSQNTGISIDKIGPVLAMLAPVIMGYIGKEKQQNNVGAGGLGDLLGGILGNASNQAQAQQSNPLNDILGSVLGGGQAQSGGNPLNDILGSVLGGGGGQQQQGGGGLGSILGNLLGGK from the coding sequence ATGAGTTTAATTGACCTACTTACAGGTAACACCAGCAATCAGGTTGCTGAACAGGCAGAAAACAAATTCGGAATCAGCAAAAACCAGATTATAGCACTTTTGGCAGTCGCTGCTCCTTTGGTTATTTCTTACCTTAGAAATAAATCTCAGGACGCTAATGAAGCTGAAGCTTTAAACAATGCATTAGATAAAGACCACGACGGAAGTATTCTTGATGATGCTTCACAGGCTGAAGCCAGACAGGCAGAAGGCGGATCTATCCTTGACCATGTTTTTGGAAGCCAGAAAAGCACCGTGGAAAATCAGCTTTCTCAGAATACAGGAATTTCAATTGATAAAATCGGACCAGTGCTTGCTATGCTTGCCCCGGTAATCATGGGATACATTGGTAAAGAGAAACAGCAGAATAATGTAGGAGCCGGAGGTTTAGGAGATCTTTTGGGAGGAATCCTTGGAAATGCGTCTAACCAGGCTCAGGCACAACAATCCAACCCTTTGAATGACATCTTAGGAAGCGTTTTAGGTGGTGGCCAGGCTCAGTCCGGAGGTAATCCACTTAATGATATCTTAGGAAGCGTACTTGGAGGTGGCGGTGGCCAGCAGCAGCAAGGAGGTGGCGGATTAGGAAGCATCCTTGGGAATCTTTTAGGAGGAAAATAA
- a CDS encoding DUF2723 domain-containing protein codes for MLKNLYAVFIFFIFLAIYYAGSFTRIPFADCVGFVHTVELGKYATVATAITHFLYVNTGIFIKDITGLDAIAASRLLIVGSAAATVSVIYLTVKSITKKEWVSITTAFVFGFSFSFWRNAEIVEVYTYNSLWVSLFFFSMVKSFTENKKVYITLSGLFLGISLWLHIQNVLMIPALFVFLYYFKEEKKYAYSSLFIFLFLFLSINILNLSQGLPLNSPYTAEGGRWIQETFKKTPKQYLIDFVQSVAYLIYNFNIFIVFGIIGMIQLYKSDKKMFFVFFTAAVCVYGFSTFYAVSDNYVFFIPFNMIFALSIGYGLALPKYARLKKLSWLCLLIPLGYFAVYKAAFLTEPGRKFHEAKMYKGGLDYYLVPWMNNNVGILEFIIEKKKSPDPMHWMINGAKNYIELLKSKGYTEEEIKKL; via the coding sequence ATGCTTAAAAATTTATACGCAGTCTTCATCTTTTTTATCTTTTTAGCGATTTATTATGCCGGAAGTTTTACAAGAATCCCGTTTGCGGACTGTGTAGGCTTTGTACATACAGTTGAGTTAGGCAAATATGCAACTGTCGCCACGGCCATTACTCATTTTTTGTATGTAAATACAGGCATTTTTATTAAAGATATTACAGGACTTGATGCCATTGCTGCAAGCAGGCTTTTAATTGTAGGTTCTGCAGCTGCTACGGTATCCGTGATTTATCTTACGGTAAAAAGTATCACGAAAAAAGAATGGGTTTCTATCACAACAGCATTTGTTTTCGGATTTAGCTTTTCTTTTTGGAGAAATGCGGAAATTGTTGAAGTATATACTTACAATTCTTTATGGGTAAGTCTTTTCTTTTTTTCAATGGTAAAGAGCTTTACGGAAAACAAGAAGGTTTACATTACATTAAGCGGACTGTTTTTAGGAATAAGCCTATGGCTGCATATACAGAATGTATTAATGATTCCGGCTCTGTTTGTCTTTCTATACTATTTTAAAGAGGAGAAAAAATATGCTTACTCTTCACTTTTTATATTTCTGTTTCTTTTCCTGTCTATCAATATTTTAAATCTTTCCCAGGGATTACCGTTAAATTCTCCCTATACTGCAGAAGGAGGGCGATGGATACAGGAAACATTTAAGAAGACACCGAAGCAGTACCTGATAGATTTTGTACAGTCTGTTGCCTATTTGATTTACAACTTCAATATTTTTATCGTTTTCGGGATCATCGGAATGATACAGTTATACAAGTCGGATAAAAAGATGTTTTTTGTATTCTTTACAGCCGCTGTATGCGTGTACGGATTCTCTACATTCTACGCAGTGTCAGATAATTATGTATTTTTTATTCCTTTTAATATGATCTTTGCCCTTTCTATCGGGTATGGCCTTGCATTACCGAAATATGCCCGTTTGAAAAAGTTGTCATGGTTATGTCTTCTTATTCCTCTAGGCTATTTTGCTGTTTATAAAGCGGCATTTTTAACGGAGCCGGGAAGAAAGTTTCACGAGGCTAAAATGTATAAAGGCGGTCTTGATTATTACCTGGTTCCCTGGATGAATAACAATGTCGGCATTTTGGAATTTATCATCGAAAAAAAGAAATCTCCTGATCCTATGCACTGGATGATCAATGGAGCCAAAAATTATATAGAGCTTCTGAAAAGCAAAGGATATACTGAGGAAGAGATCAAAAAACTTTAA
- a CDS encoding DUF2480 family protein, translated as MSEEFEIRNKVAESGLVNFDLSTLVPKGVRKGIDLKDFLFQEMILKEKDFREKVEVINTEEYKDAYIYIYNSVDTIVPLWAYFVLTAKLTDVAKKIVFGNREDLEVILMHNAIQTYDFEDMRGKRVLVKGCSDKEIPENAYIELVEQLKPMVKSLMFGEACSNVPIVKN; from the coding sequence ATGTCAGAAGAATTTGAAATCCGAAATAAAGTTGCCGAAAGCGGCCTTGTGAATTTCGACCTGTCCACTCTGGTTCCCAAGGGAGTAAGAAAGGGAATTGACCTTAAAGATTTTCTATTTCAGGAAATGATCCTGAAGGAAAAGGATTTCAGGGAGAAAGTAGAGGTTATTAATACGGAAGAGTATAAAGACGCTTATATATATATTTACAATTCTGTGGATACTATAGTTCCGCTTTGGGCTTATTTTGTACTGACTGCAAAGCTTACAGATGTGGCCAAAAAGATTGTTTTCGGGAACCGTGAAGATCTGGAAGTGATTCTCATGCACAATGCCATCCAGACTTACGATTTTGAAGATATGAGAGGTAAAAGAGTGCTTGTAAAAGGGTGTTCAGATAAAGAAATTCCGGAAAATGCATATATAGAACTTGTTGAACAGCTAAAGCCAATGGTAAAATCATTGATGTTCGGGGAAGCCTGCTCTAATGTTCCTATTGTTAAGAATTAA
- the lpxB gene encoding lipid-A-disaccharide synthase encodes MKYYIIAGEASGDLHGSNLMKALMNKDPQAEIRFWGGDLMKAQGGTLVKHYRDLAFMGFLEVAMNLRTILNNIKFCKEDIQKHKPDILILIDYPGFNLRIARFAKELGIKVVYYISPQLWAWKEGRVEIIKKYVDEMMVILPFEEDFYKNHGVHSHFVGHPLLDAIGGLGDISIEEFKKENHFNEKEIIALLPGSRKQEVEKMLEIMLSVRPHFKNYQFVIAGAPSLPKEFYQKYVDDNVHFVSNRTYDLLRCSKVALVTSGTATLETALLNIPEVVCYRGSKISYAIAKRLVKNIKYISLVNLIMDREVVKELIQTDLNTKNLVEELNKIIEGEKRNQVLADYSLLREKLGGKGASEKAAEIVLSLNNSN; translated from the coding sequence ATGAAGTATTATATTATTGCAGGAGAGGCTTCCGGTGATCTGCATGGGAGTAACTTAATGAAAGCCCTTATGAATAAAGATCCGCAGGCAGAAATAAGATTCTGGGGTGGCGATCTTATGAAAGCACAGGGTGGCACTCTGGTAAAACATTACCGTGATCTTGCTTTCATGGGATTTCTGGAAGTGGCTATGAATTTAAGAACTATTCTGAACAATATTAAATTCTGCAAAGAAGATATTCAAAAACATAAACCTGATATCCTGATTCTGATAGATTATCCGGGGTTTAACCTGAGAATTGCAAGGTTTGCAAAAGAACTCGGAATCAAGGTAGTCTATTATATTTCTCCACAGCTGTGGGCATGGAAAGAAGGAAGGGTAGAGATTATCAAAAAATATGTGGATGAAATGATGGTCATTCTTCCTTTTGAAGAAGATTTTTATAAAAATCACGGTGTACATTCCCATTTTGTGGGACATCCGCTTCTTGATGCCATAGGCGGTCTGGGCGACATCAGCATTGAAGAATTTAAAAAGGAAAACCATTTTAATGAAAAAGAGATCATTGCACTTCTTCCCGGTTCCCGTAAACAGGAAGTGGAAAAAATGCTTGAAATAATGCTTTCCGTGAGACCTCATTTCAAAAATTACCAGTTTGTAATTGCCGGTGCTCCAAGCCTTCCGAAAGAATTTTATCAGAAATATGTGGATGACAATGTTCATTTTGTTTCCAACAGGACCTATGACCTTCTGAGATGTTCCAAAGTCGCTTTGGTAACTTCGGGAACAGCAACCCTGGAAACTGCTCTGCTCAATATTCCGGAAGTGGTATGCTATCGTGGAAGCAAAATTTCCTATGCTATTGCTAAAAGGCTTGTCAAGAACATTAAATACATTTCTCTTGTGAATCTGATTATGGACAGGGAAGTAGTTAAAGAGCTCATCCAGACCGATCTGAATACCAAAAATCTTGTTGAAGAGCTTAATAAAATAATAGAAGGTGAAAAAAGAAATCAGGTTTTGGCAGATTACAGCCTTTTAAGGGAAAAGCTGGGTGGAAAAGGAGCCAGTGAAAAGGCTGCCGAGATAGTTTTGAGCTTAAACAATTCCAATTGA
- a CDS encoding glycoside hydrolase family 99 protein: MNFRSLLICILLMCTSIKSLAQNNKHDEKFQIFYYGWYANPSVDGKYEHWNHDILPHWSNPKWNNLGNHKGGDDIGANFYPALGNYSSNDPEIIRKHMKMIKESGVGVVVLSWLGKDSFVDKSITKYLDIADQFGLKVAFHIEPFYKNIVELREQLSYLVNTYSHHHAFYKKDGKPLYYVYDSYKIPPSEWSKLLSKNGENTVRNTVLDGLYIGLWVEKEHSEFFATSGFDGFYTYFASEGFVFGSTTSNWSYLSQFAKDHHLIFIPCVGPGYSDTRIRPWNEANFKSRENGKYYERMFHAAVKVNPDFIGITSFNEWHEGTQIEPAIPKKSGDFKYEDYGKDSWFYINETRRLIHQFSGDK, from the coding sequence ATGAACTTTAGAAGCCTACTGATATGCATTTTGTTGATGTGCACTTCAATAAAAAGTTTAGCCCAGAATAATAAACATGATGAAAAATTTCAGATTTTCTATTACGGCTGGTATGCAAATCCTTCAGTAGATGGAAAATATGAGCATTGGAATCATGATATTTTACCTCACTGGAGCAATCCGAAATGGAACAACCTGGGAAATCACAAAGGAGGCGATGATATTGGAGCTAATTTTTATCCCGCTTTAGGAAATTACAGCTCCAACGATCCTGAGATCATTAGAAAACATATGAAAATGATCAAAGAATCCGGAGTGGGGGTAGTGGTTTTAAGCTGGCTGGGAAAAGACTCATTTGTAGATAAAAGCATCACAAAATATCTGGATATTGCTGATCAGTTTGGTTTAAAAGTAGCTTTTCATATAGAACCGTTTTACAAAAATATTGTTGAACTCAGGGAGCAGCTTTCTTATCTGGTCAACACTTACTCCCATCATCATGCTTTTTACAAAAAAGATGGCAAGCCATTGTACTATGTGTACGACAGTTACAAGATCCCGCCTTCAGAATGGTCAAAGCTGCTTTCCAAGAACGGGGAAAATACAGTACGGAATACAGTTCTGGATGGGCTTTATATCGGGTTATGGGTTGAAAAAGAGCACTCTGAATTCTTTGCAACATCAGGGTTTGACGGTTTTTATACCTATTTTGCCAGTGAAGGTTTTGTTTTCGGGAGTACAACATCAAACTGGAGCTATCTTTCCCAATTTGCAAAAGACCATCACCTTATCTTCATCCCTTGTGTAGGGCCTGGCTATTCTGATACCAGAATAAGACCCTGGAATGAAGCCAATTTCAAAAGCCGTGAAAACGGGAAGTATTATGAAAGAATGTTCCATGCAGCTGTAAAAGTAAATCCGGACTTCATCGGCATTACTTCTTTTAATGAATGGCACGAAGGAACGCAAATAGAACCTGCAATCCCTAAAAAATCAGGAGATTTCAAATATGAAGATTACGGAAAGGATTCCTGGTTCTATATAAATGAAACCAGGCGTTTGATCCATCAGTTTTCCGGAGATAAATAA
- a CDS encoding ComEC/Rec2 family competence protein, producing MNKQPLLILSVCFILGILFQDNFPMDTTIIYAVSGICLLIFLLYFVTSYFLHKTKAVLLGLMFFGAGIILHFFNTFSPAPLSVSQNGSIFFKVSKKLNSTEKNKKYEGSIQSGKENFKAVIYIPKTAEELDFKHYYRADAYISKPKPPQHDFQFDYASYLKRKNIEYQCYISGEIISATRKNLSINEQIQQHRLNILQKIDKSEMSYKTREFLKGIILADRTEMDAGTVQDFNRSGMVHLLAISGTHIVVIFGMFYFLLTRFSPLRFRKYAVITSIVFIWVFAAFIGFGSSVLRSCIMLSVYFIYVLLQRKPDLLHSLSLSALIILVSDTQQLFDVGFQLSFLAVLGIFWLNQPLLKYFPRQDGYFKKLICNTITISISAQLATLPLVLYYFHQFSLVSVPANILIVPFSEILIVFSFLMTILIGLKIDFTWIDSVYDTSIQVLLNLIHWFAERDVLFFSNIAMNFIEVLSLSVIVYMLRPLFLNIKFKNSVRAVAAILVFFVLRTGFNIFENQKEEILLHDFNKTKVLSVKDGNRACFWVSENSDKKKISRFIADPYCSSRRIENMKIKAFPKSAEKVVYNGRIYNLK from the coding sequence ATGAACAAGCAACCTCTCCTTATTTTGTCCGTCTGTTTTATTCTTGGAATTCTCTTTCAGGATAATTTTCCGATGGATACAACCATTATATATGCAGTATCAGGGATCTGTTTATTGATTTTCCTCTTGTATTTTGTGACTTCTTATTTTCTTCATAAAACAAAAGCAGTATTATTGGGGCTTATGTTTTTCGGAGCCGGAATTATTCTTCATTTTTTTAATACTTTTTCGCCTGCTCCCTTATCTGTGTCTCAAAATGGCTCTATATTTTTTAAGGTTTCAAAAAAACTGAATTCTACAGAGAAAAATAAAAAATACGAAGGATCAATTCAATCGGGAAAAGAAAACTTCAAAGCTGTTATTTACATTCCCAAAACGGCTGAAGAATTGGATTTTAAACATTATTACAGGGCGGATGCTTATATATCAAAGCCAAAACCTCCGCAACATGACTTTCAGTTTGATTATGCCAGCTATCTGAAAAGAAAAAATATTGAATATCAGTGTTATATATCCGGAGAAATTATTTCAGCAACAAGAAAGAATTTGAGTATCAATGAACAGATTCAGCAGCATCGATTGAACATTTTACAAAAAATTGACAAATCTGAAATGTCCTATAAAACCCGGGAATTTCTAAAAGGAATTATCCTGGCAGACAGAACAGAAATGGATGCAGGTACTGTGCAGGATTTTAACAGGTCCGGGATGGTTCATCTGCTGGCTATTTCCGGGACACATATCGTAGTGATTTTCGGAATGTTCTATTTTTTGCTGACACGGTTCAGTCCTTTAAGATTCAGGAAATATGCGGTTATCACCAGTATTGTTTTTATCTGGGTTTTTGCTGCATTTATAGGATTTGGCAGTTCAGTGCTGCGTTCCTGTATTATGCTTTCTGTGTATTTTATCTATGTGTTGCTTCAGAGAAAGCCGGATTTGCTTCATTCCCTCTCACTGTCTGCATTGATTATTTTGGTGAGCGATACGCAGCAGCTCTTCGATGTAGGTTTTCAGCTCAGTTTTCTTGCCGTGCTGGGGATATTTTGGTTGAACCAGCCTCTTTTGAAATATTTTCCCCGGCAGGATGGTTACTTTAAAAAACTAATCTGCAATACCATTACCATTTCGATCTCTGCACAGCTGGCCACATTGCCATTGGTATTATATTATTTTCATCAGTTCTCGCTGGTTTCTGTTCCTGCCAATATCCTGATTGTTCCGTTTTCAGAAATTCTGATTGTATTTTCCTTCCTGATGACCATTCTCATAGGATTAAAAATAGATTTTACATGGATTGATTCCGTATATGACACTTCAATCCAGGTTTTGTTAAACCTGATTCACTGGTTTGCAGAAAGAGATGTATTATTTTTTTCGAATATAGCAATGAATTTTATTGAAGTTTTATCTTTGTCCGTGATCGTTTACATGCTGAGGCCATTGTTTTTGAACATCAAATTCAAAAATTCAGTCAGAGCAGTTGCTGCGATTCTTGTTTTTTTTGTGCTCAGAACCGGATTTAATATCTTTGAAAATCAGAAAGAAGAAATATTGCTTCACGATTTCAATAAAACCAAAGTATTATCTGTAAAAGATGGGAACAGAGCTTGTTTTTGGGTATCTGAAAATTCGGATAAAAAGAAAATTTCCAGATTTATAGCTGATCCTTACTGCTCTTCCAGGCGTATAGAAAATATGAAAATAAAAGCCTTTCCCAAATCAGCAGAAAAGGTAGTTTATAATGGCAGAATTTATAATTTGAAATAA
- a CDS encoding succinate dehydrogenase cytochrome b subunit codes for MAGLTSSTIGRKYAMALSALFLLIFLILHLTTNLLSVLPNRNIFNTASDFMGYNPLVQFLMQPILGFAVIFHFIMGFVLEIKNNKARPIKYASNNPSVNSSWMSRNMIISGAVVLAFLVLHFYDFWLHEINYKYVEGLAPDSERFWPELHEKFADIWRVVLYVIAFVLLGLHLAHGFQSSFQSIGARHPKYTPVIKAFGKWYSILIPAGFIFIAIFHFVTQ; via the coding sequence ATGGCAGGTTTAACGAGTTCTACGATAGGTAGAAAATATGCGATGGCATTATCAGCTCTATTTTTGCTGATCTTTCTTATACTGCATTTAACGACAAACTTATTATCTGTATTGCCGAACCGTAACATCTTTAATACGGCTTCCGACTTCATGGGTTATAATCCGCTTGTCCAGTTTCTGATGCAGCCTATTCTTGGTTTTGCGGTTATTTTCCATTTTATCATGGGATTCGTACTGGAGATTAAGAACAATAAAGCACGTCCGATAAAGTATGCTTCCAACAACCCTTCTGTGAACTCTTCATGGATGTCCAGAAATATGATTATTTCCGGAGCTGTTGTGTTAGCCTTCTTAGTTCTTCACTTTTATGATTTCTGGCTTCATGAAATCAATTACAAGTATGTTGAAGGGCTTGCTCCAGATTCAGAACGTTTCTGGCCGGAGCTTCACGAGAAGTTTGCCGATATCTGGAGAGTAGTACTGTATGTAATTGCTTTCGTTTTATTGGGACTGCACCTTGCTCACGGTTTCCAGTCTTCGTTCCAGTCTATCGGAGCAAGACATCCGAAATATACTCCGGTAATTAAAGCTTTTGGAAAATGGTATTCAATCCTTATTCCTGCAGGTTTCATTTTTATCGCAATTTTTCACTTTGTAACTCAATAA